A single region of the Streptomyces sp. NBC_01262 genome encodes:
- a CDS encoding N,N-dimethylformamidase beta subunit family domain-containing protein, giving the protein MGTEQVRRWQSGALAHGVTDPFGQGPVPWLRGPTEYLDDTGQVVPWYVDLAASSGETVPHPRRSPGPHSSDDVRRQIKGFASAGAVAPGEAIDFRVTVDPPQQFGIDIYRIGHYGGDGAAQVTTSPRLSGIVQPSPLAAGRTISCHHWWQSWRLQVPADWKTGAYVAVLTTDDGYRSHVPFTVRDPHAVADLLLLLPDITWQAYNLYPEDGRTGASLYHAWDGQGRLLGEADAAVTVSFDRPYAGAGLPLHVGHAYDFIRWAERYGYDLAYADARDLHAGRVDPAHYRGMVFPGHDEYWSVPMRRAVEAARDQGTSLVFLSANSMYWQVELSPSPAGEPDRLLSCRKRRRDPRGRTALWRDLGEPEQLVLGVQYAGRVPEPSPLVVRNADHWLWEATGAAEGDQLPGLVAGEADRYFPRTPLPDSTERILLAHSPYEDAAGRQRHQETSLYQAPSGALVFASGTFAWSPALDRPGHVDTRVQRATANLLDRISKHG; this is encoded by the coding sequence GTGGGGACGGAACAGGTCCGCCGGTGGCAGTCCGGTGCGCTGGCGCACGGGGTCACCGACCCCTTCGGGCAGGGTCCGGTGCCGTGGCTGCGCGGCCCGACCGAGTATCTGGACGACACCGGCCAGGTCGTCCCCTGGTACGTGGACCTCGCCGCCAGCAGCGGTGAGACCGTGCCCCACCCCCGCCGGAGCCCCGGCCCCCACTCCTCGGACGACGTACGCCGCCAGATCAAGGGCTTCGCCTCCGCCGGAGCCGTCGCCCCCGGCGAGGCCATCGACTTCCGCGTGACCGTCGACCCGCCCCAGCAGTTCGGCATCGACATCTACCGCATCGGCCACTACGGCGGCGACGGCGCCGCCCAGGTCACCACCAGCCCGCGCCTGTCCGGCATCGTCCAGCCGTCCCCGCTCGCCGCCGGCCGGACCATCTCCTGCCACCACTGGTGGCAGTCCTGGCGGCTCCAGGTCCCCGCCGACTGGAAGACCGGCGCCTACGTGGCCGTCCTCACCACCGACGACGGCTACCGCAGCCATGTCCCCTTCACCGTCCGCGACCCGCACGCCGTCGCCGACCTGCTCCTGCTGCTTCCCGACATCACCTGGCAGGCCTACAACCTCTATCCCGAGGACGGCCGCACCGGCGCCAGCCTCTACCACGCCTGGGACGGCCAGGGCCGCCTCCTCGGCGAGGCGGACGCCGCCGTCACCGTCTCCTTCGACCGCCCCTACGCGGGCGCCGGCCTCCCCCTCCATGTGGGCCACGCCTACGACTTCATCCGCTGGGCCGAGCGCTACGGCTACGACCTCGCCTACGCCGACGCCCGCGATCTGCACGCCGGGCGCGTCGACCCCGCCCACTACCGGGGCATGGTCTTCCCCGGCCACGACGAGTACTGGTCCGTCCCCATGCGCCGCGCCGTCGAGGCCGCCCGCGACCAGGGCACCTCGCTGGTCTTCCTCTCCGCCAACTCCATGTACTGGCAGGTGGAGCTGAGCCCCTCCCCGGCCGGCGAGCCCGACCGCCTCCTCAGCTGCCGCAAGCGCCGCCGCGACCCGCGCGGGCGCACCGCGCTGTGGCGTGACCTCGGCGAGCCCGAACAGCTCGTCCTCGGTGTCCAGTACGCCGGCCGCGTCCCCGAGCCCTCCCCCCTGGTCGTGCGCAACGCCGACCACTGGCTCTGGGAGGCCACCGGCGCCGCCGAGGGCGACCAGCTCCCCGGCCTCGTCGCCGGCGAGGCCGACCGCTACTTCCCGCGCACCCCGCTCCCCGACTCCACCGAGCGCATCCTCCTCGCCCACTCCCCGTACGAGGACGCCGCCGGCCGCCAGCGGCACCAGGAGACCTCCCTCTACCAAGCGCCCAGCGGCGCCCTGGTCTTCGCCTCCGGCACCTTCGCCTGGTCCCCGGCGCTCGACCGCCCCGGGCATGTGGACACCCGCGTCCAGCGGGCGACGGCCAACCTGCTCGACCGGATCAGCAAGCACGGCTGA
- a CDS encoding maleylpyruvate isomerase family mycothiol-dependent enzyme, with amino-acid sequence MPPRSYAPAKTRAALVAQVGHVLDAARSLGADALAGPSGLPNWDVHHLLVHIARQIEVIPRLVAEEVPGKPDLDLSAWARSTVTIADRLDEDTREAAAATGRTEAAARIADAAERLATVLDAAVDPDRLIRITLGTMRSTDFLVTRLVELVVHTDDLATATGLAIPLDKGALAAVVRLLADALADQAPGNSVEVRVPPYAAVQCVPGPRHTRGTPPNVVETDPRTWIRLATGRTTWAAALDAAAVSSSGERADLTAYLPVLG; translated from the coding sequence ATGCCGCCCCGCAGTTACGCCCCCGCCAAGACCCGCGCCGCGCTCGTCGCCCAGGTCGGCCACGTCCTGGACGCGGCCCGCTCCCTGGGCGCGGACGCGCTCGCGGGTCCGTCCGGGCTGCCGAACTGGGATGTGCACCACCTGCTGGTGCACATCGCCCGGCAGATCGAGGTCATACCGCGTCTGGTCGCCGAGGAGGTCCCGGGCAAGCCCGACCTGGACCTCTCCGCCTGGGCGCGGTCCACGGTCACCATCGCCGACCGGCTCGACGAGGACACCCGCGAGGCCGCCGCCGCGACCGGGCGTACGGAAGCCGCCGCGCGCATCGCGGACGCCGCCGAGCGGCTCGCGACCGTACTCGACGCGGCCGTCGACCCCGACCGGCTGATCCGGATCACGCTGGGCACCATGCGCTCCACCGACTTCCTGGTCACCCGGCTCGTCGAACTCGTCGTCCACACCGACGACCTGGCCACCGCGACCGGCCTGGCCATCCCCCTGGACAAGGGCGCCCTCGCGGCCGTCGTCCGCCTCCTCGCCGACGCCCTCGCCGACCAGGCGCCCGGCAACTCCGTAGAGGTCCGCGTCCCGCCCTACGCCGCCGTCCAGTGCGTCCCCGGACCCCGGCACACCCGCGGCACCCCGCCCAACGTCGTCGAGACCGACCCCCGCACCTGGATCCGCCTCGCCACCGGCCGCACGACCTGGGCCGCCGCCCTGGACGCCGCCGCGGTCTCCTCCAGCGGCGAGCGGGCCGATCTCACGGCCTACCTGCCTGTTCTGGGCTGA
- the purL gene encoding phosphoribosylformylglycinamidine synthase subunit PurL: MTLDTVKHAAETPEVGQPWAELGLKQDEYERIREILDRRPTGAELAMYSVMWSEHCSYKSSKVHLKQFGDKAPASDAMLVGIGENAGVVDVGQGYAVTFKIESHNHPSYIEPYQGAATGVGGIVRDILAMGARPVAVMDPLRFGAFDHPDTKRVLPGIVSGVGGYGNCLGLPNIGGEVVFDACYQGNPLVNALCVGVMRHEDIHLAKASGPGNKVILYGARTGGDGIGGVSVLASETFSDTGPTKRPAVQVGDPFQEKLLIECTLEIFREDLVAGIQDLGGAGLSCATSELASAGSGGMRVELDTVPLRDSSLSPEEILMSESQERMCAIVEPAKVARFLEICEKWDVIATVIGEVTDGERLEIFWHGEQIVDVPPRTVAHEGPVYERPYARPSWQDALQADDANALPRPAGGDELRASVLALVSSPNQASKAWITDQYDRFVQGNTVLAQPEDSGIVRIDADTNLGVAIATDGNGRFAKLDPYAGAQLALAEAYRNVATTGAKPLAVSDCLNFGSPEDPAAMWQFAEACRGLADGCLVLGTPVTGGNVSLYNQTGDVAIHPTPVVAVLGVIDDVTRRTPIGFAEEGQLLYLLGDTKEELGGSAWSQVAHGHLGGLPPVVDLEREKLLAEILISASRDGMVDAAHDLSDGGLVQAVVESCLRGGLGARLVVPDGLDPFVFLFSESAGRVVVAVPRSEELRFNDMCGARGLPATRIGVVDGDSVEVQGQFTIPLAELREAHEGTIPSLLA; encoded by the coding sequence ATGACTTTGGACACCGTCAAGCACGCTGCCGAGACCCCCGAGGTCGGACAGCCCTGGGCCGAACTCGGCCTGAAGCAGGACGAGTACGAGCGCATCCGCGAAATCCTCGACCGCCGCCCGACCGGCGCCGAACTCGCGATGTACTCCGTCATGTGGTCCGAGCACTGCTCGTACAAGAGCAGCAAGGTCCATCTCAAGCAGTTCGGCGACAAGGCCCCCGCCTCCGACGCCATGCTCGTCGGTATCGGCGAGAACGCCGGTGTCGTGGACGTGGGTCAGGGCTACGCGGTCACTTTCAAGATCGAGTCGCACAACCACCCGTCGTACATCGAGCCCTACCAGGGCGCGGCCACCGGCGTCGGCGGCATCGTCCGCGACATCCTCGCGATGGGCGCCCGTCCGGTCGCCGTCATGGACCCGCTGCGCTTCGGCGCCTTCGACCACCCCGACACCAAGCGCGTCCTGCCCGGGATCGTCTCCGGCGTCGGCGGCTACGGCAACTGCCTGGGCCTGCCCAACATCGGCGGCGAGGTCGTCTTCGACGCCTGCTACCAGGGCAACCCGCTGGTCAACGCGCTGTGCGTCGGCGTGATGAGGCACGAGGACATCCACCTCGCCAAGGCCTCCGGCCCCGGCAACAAGGTCATCCTCTACGGTGCCCGCACCGGCGGCGACGGCATCGGCGGCGTGTCCGTGCTGGCCTCCGAGACCTTCTCCGACACCGGCCCGACCAAGCGGCCCGCCGTGCAGGTCGGCGACCCCTTCCAGGAGAAGCTGCTCATCGAGTGCACCCTGGAGATCTTCCGCGAGGACCTCGTCGCGGGCATCCAGGACCTGGGCGGCGCCGGGCTGTCCTGCGCCACCAGCGAGCTGGCGAGCGCCGGCTCCGGCGGCATGCGGGTCGAGCTGGACACCGTGCCGCTGCGCGACTCCTCGCTCTCGCCGGAGGAGATCCTCATGAGCGAGTCGCAGGAGCGCATGTGCGCGATCGTGGAGCCGGCGAAGGTCGCCCGGTTCCTGGAGATCTGCGAGAAGTGGGATGTCATCGCCACCGTCATCGGTGAGGTGACGGACGGCGAGCGGCTGGAGATCTTCTGGCACGGCGAGCAGATCGTCGACGTGCCCCCCAGGACCGTCGCCCACGAAGGCCCGGTCTACGAGCGCCCGTACGCCCGTCCCTCCTGGCAGGACGCCCTCCAGGCCGACGACGCCAACGCGCTGCCCCGCCCGGCCGGCGGCGACGAGCTGCGGGCCTCCGTCCTCGCGCTGGTCTCCTCGCCGAACCAGGCCTCCAAGGCTTGGATCACCGACCAGTACGACCGCTTCGTGCAGGGCAACACCGTGCTCGCCCAGCCCGAGGACTCGGGCATCGTGCGGATCGACGCCGACACCAACCTCGGCGTCGCCATCGCCACCGACGGCAACGGCCGCTTCGCCAAGCTCGACCCCTACGCGGGCGCGCAGCTCGCGCTGGCGGAGGCGTACCGCAACGTCGCCACGACCGGCGCCAAGCCGCTCGCGGTCTCGGACTGCCTCAACTTCGGCTCCCCCGAGGACCCGGCGGCGATGTGGCAGTTCGCCGAGGCCTGCCGTGGCCTCGCGGACGGCTGCCTGGTGCTTGGCACTCCGGTCACCGGCGGCAATGTGTCGCTGTACAACCAGACCGGCGATGTGGCGATCCACCCGACGCCGGTGGTGGCCGTGCTGGGCGTCATCGACGACGTCACGCGCCGCACGCCGATCGGCTTCGCCGAAGAGGGCCAGCTGCTCTACCTGCTGGGCGACACCAAGGAAGAGCTCGGCGGCTCGGCCTGGTCCCAGGTCGCCCACGGGCACCTCGGCGGTCTGCCGCCGGTGGTCGACCTGGAGCGCGAGAAGCTGCTCGCCGAGATCCTGATCTCGGCCTCGCGGGACGGCATGGTCGACGCGGCCCACGACCTCTCGGACGGCGGGCTGGTCCAGGCCGTCGTGGAGTCCTGCCTGCGGGGCGGGCTGGGCGCGCGGCTGGTGGTGCCGGACGGGCTGGACCCGTTCGTCTTCCTGTTCAGCGAGTCCGCCGGGCGCGTCGTCGTCGCGGTGCCCAGGAGCGAGGAACTGCGCTTCAACGACATGTGCGGTGCGCGGGGCCTGCCCGCGACCCGGATCGGTGTCGTCGACGGCGACTCGGTCGAGGTCCAGGGCCAGTTCACGATCCCGCTCGCGGAGCTGCGCGAGGCGCACGAGGGCACGATTCCGTCCCTGCTGGCGTAA
- a CDS encoding histone-like nucleoid-structuring protein Lsr2, with amino-acid sequence MAQRVVVTLSDDLDGGQAEETITFGLDGKSYEIDLSSINADKLRDALSPYVEAGRKHARSGKTYKRTSVAPDPAAVRAWARSNGFDVPPRGRIPKKVYEAFAEAS; translated from the coding sequence ATGGCGCAGCGCGTAGTGGTCACCCTCTCCGACGACCTCGATGGCGGCCAGGCGGAGGAAACGATCACTTTCGGCCTGGACGGGAAGTCCTACGAGATCGACCTTTCCTCCATCAATGCGGACAAACTGCGCGACGCGCTCTCGCCGTACGTCGAGGCCGGCCGCAAGCACGCACGCTCCGGCAAGACCTACAAGCGCACCTCCGTCGCCCCCGACCCGGCGGCGGTCCGGGCCTGGGCGCGCTCGAACGGCTTCGACGTGCCGCCGCGCGGCCGCATCCCGAAGAAGGTCTACGAGGCCTTCGCCGAGGCCAGTTGA
- the purD gene encoding phosphoribosylamine--glycine ligase, giving the protein MNVLVIGGGAREHALCRALSLDSDVSALHCAPGNAGIADTAKLHAVDALDGEAVADLAVRLEADLVIVGPEAPLVAGVADAVRARGIDCFGPSREAAELEGSKAFAKDVMAAAGVPTARSYVCTTPAEVDEALDAFGAPYVVKDDGLAAGKGVVVTDDLEAARAHANACERVVIEEYLDGPEVSLFAVTDGETVVPLQPAQDFKRALDADEGPNTGGMGAYSPLPWADPKLVEEVERTVLQPTVDELRRRGTPFSGLLYAGLAITSRGVRVIEFNARFGDPETQVVLARLKTPLAGLLRAAANGTLAAFPALRWSEGAAVTVVIASHNYPDTPRTGDPITGLETVAEKDEHAYVLHAGTKLDADGRVVSAGGRVLSVTATGSHLGKARERAYRAVERITLDGSHHRMDIAAKVAEAAVAAENPAG; this is encoded by the coding sequence GTGAACGTTCTGGTCATCGGCGGCGGAGCCCGCGAACACGCCCTGTGCCGCGCCTTGTCCCTCGACAGCGACGTGAGCGCACTGCACTGCGCACCCGGCAACGCCGGAATCGCCGACACGGCCAAGCTGCACGCCGTCGACGCGCTCGACGGCGAGGCCGTCGCGGACCTGGCGGTCCGCCTGGAGGCGGACCTCGTCATCGTCGGCCCGGAGGCCCCTCTCGTGGCGGGCGTGGCGGACGCGGTGCGCGCACGCGGGATCGACTGCTTCGGCCCGTCGCGGGAGGCGGCGGAGCTGGAAGGGTCGAAGGCGTTCGCGAAGGACGTGATGGCGGCCGCCGGGGTGCCGACGGCCCGCAGCTACGTGTGCACCACGCCCGCGGAGGTGGACGAGGCGCTGGACGCGTTCGGCGCCCCGTACGTGGTGAAGGACGACGGCCTGGCCGCGGGCAAGGGCGTGGTCGTGACGGATGACCTCGAAGCGGCGCGTGCGCACGCGAACGCGTGCGAGCGCGTGGTGATCGAGGAGTACCTGGACGGCCCCGAGGTGTCGCTCTTCGCTGTGACGGACGGCGAGACGGTCGTCCCGCTCCAGCCCGCACAGGACTTCAAGCGGGCGCTGGACGCGGACGAGGGCCCGAACACCGGCGGCATGGGCGCGTACAGCCCGCTGCCCTGGGCGGACCCGAAGCTCGTGGAGGAGGTCGAAAGGACCGTCCTTCAGCCGACCGTGGACGAGCTGCGCCGCCGGGGGACCCCGTTTTCCGGCCTTCTTTACGCGGGACTGGCGATCACCTCGCGCGGCGTGCGCGTGATCGAGTTCAACGCGCGCTTCGGCGACCCGGAGACGCAGGTGGTGCTCGCCCGGCTGAAGACCCCGCTGGCGGGCCTGCTGCGGGCGGCGGCGAACGGCACGCTCGCCGCGTTCCCGGCGCTGCGCTGGAGCGAGGGCGCGGCGGTGACCGTGGTGATCGCGTCGCACAACTACCCGGACACCCCCCGCACCGGCGACCCGATCACGGGCCTGGAGACGGTGGCGGAGAAGGACGAGCACGCGTACGTACTGCACGCGGGCACGAAGCTGGACGCGGACGGGCGGGTCGTGAGCGCCGGCGGCCGGGTGCTGTCGGTCACGGCGACCGGATCGCACCTGGGCAAGGCCCGGGAGCGGGCGTACCGCGCGGTGGAGCGGATCACGCTGGACGGCTCCCACCACCGCATGGACATCGCGGCCAAGGTCGCCGAGGCCGCAGTGGCAGCCGAAAACCCGGCAGGGTAA
- a CDS encoding DUF4177 domain-containing protein, translated as MSFEYKVVNFRESLIGDALDSDKLEKTLNKQAADGWQLKAITAADVKGRIGPGAVEGLLLTFERPTA; from the coding sequence ATGAGCTTCGAGTACAAGGTCGTCAACTTCCGCGAGTCGCTGATCGGCGACGCCCTCGACAGCGACAAGCTGGAGAAGACCCTCAACAAGCAGGCCGCGGACGGCTGGCAGCTCAAGGCGATCACCGCTGCCGACGTCAAGGGCCGCATCGGCCCCGGCGCCGTCGAGGGCCTGCTGCTCACCTTCGAGCGCCCCACCGCCTGA
- the purS gene encoding phosphoribosylformylglycinamidine synthase subunit PurS produces the protein MARVVVDVMLKPEILDPQGQAVQRALPRLGFKGIADVRQGKRFELEVEGPVDDAALARIHEMAETFLANTVIEDFTVRVDS, from the coding sequence GTGGCACGCGTCGTAGTCGACGTCATGCTCAAGCCGGAGATCCTCGACCCGCAGGGCCAGGCGGTGCAGCGTGCGCTGCCGCGTCTCGGGTTCAAGGGAATCGCGGATGTACGGCAGGGCAAGCGCTTTGAACTCGAAGTCGAGGGGCCGGTCGACGATGCCGCCCTCGCCCGTATCCACGAGATGGCGGAGACCTTCCTCGCCAACACCGTGATCGAAGATTTCACCGTGCGGGTGGACTCGTGA
- the purQ gene encoding phosphoribosylformylglycinamidine synthase subunit PurQ: MTARIGVVTFPGTLDDRDTQRAVRLAGAEPVALWHRDKDLQQVDAVVLPGGFSYGDYLRAGAISRFSPLMETIIAGAKDGLPVLGICNGFQVLTESHLLPGAMLRNNHLHFICRDQKLKVENAQTSWTADYQQGQEISIPLKNIDGRYVADEHTLDELEAEGRVVFRYADWNPNGSLRDIAGITNAAGNVVGLMPHPEHAVEPLIGTGRTDGLGFFTSILRKLVNAS; the protein is encoded by the coding sequence GTGACCGCGCGCATTGGCGTCGTCACATTTCCCGGCACTCTCGACGACCGCGACACCCAGCGCGCGGTCCGCCTCGCCGGCGCCGAGCCGGTGGCCCTGTGGCACCGCGACAAGGACCTCCAGCAGGTCGACGCGGTCGTCCTGCCGGGCGGTTTCAGTTACGGCGACTATCTGCGGGCCGGTGCCATTTCGCGCTTCTCGCCGCTCATGGAGACCATCATCGCGGGCGCGAAGGACGGTCTTCCCGTCCTGGGAATCTGCAACGGGTTCCAGGTACTGACCGAGTCGCACCTGCTGCCCGGCGCGATGCTGCGCAACAATCACCTGCACTTCATCTGCCGTGACCAGAAGCTGAAGGTCGAGAACGCGCAGACCTCCTGGACCGCCGATTACCAGCAGGGCCAGGAGATCAGCATCCCGCTGAAGAACATCGACGGCCGTTACGTGGCCGACGAGCACACCCTCGATGAGCTCGAAGCCGAAGGCCGGGTCGTCTTCCGTTACGCGGACTGGAACCCCAACGGCTCGCTCCGCGACATCGCCGGAATCACCAATGCGGCCGGCAATGTCGTCGGCCTCATGCCGCACCCCGAACACGCCGTCGAGCCGCTGATCGGCACCGGTCGCACCGACGGTCTCGGTTTCTTCACCTCGATCCTGAGGAAGCTGGTCAACGCGTCATGA
- a CDS encoding phosphoribosylaminoimidazolesuccinocarboxamide synthase produces MSGFVEKPEPVQVPGLVHLHTGKVRDLYQNEAGELVMVASDRISAYDWVLPTEIPDKGRVLTRLSLWWFDQLADLVPHHVISTELPAGAPADWAGRTTVCKSLRMVPVECVARGYLTGSGLVEYNQDRTVCGVALPEGLADGSELPAPIFTPATKAEVGEHDENVSYEEVARQVGADTAAQLRQATLAVYGRARDIARERGIVLADTKFEFGFDAGDVLTLADEVLTPDSSRFWPAEQWEPGRSQPSYDKQFVRDWLTSPASGWDRASEQPPPALPAEVVEQTRAKYIEAYERLTGTSW; encoded by the coding sequence ATGTCCGGATTCGTCGAAAAGCCCGAGCCGGTGCAGGTGCCGGGCCTGGTGCATCTGCACACCGGAAAGGTGCGCGACCTGTACCAGAACGAGGCCGGGGAGCTGGTGATGGTCGCCAGCGACAGAATCTCCGCCTACGACTGGGTGCTGCCCACCGAGATCCCCGACAAGGGCCGGGTGCTGACGCGGCTTTCGCTGTGGTGGTTCGACCAGCTCGCCGACCTCGTGCCGCACCACGTCATCTCCACCGAACTGCCCGCCGGCGCCCCCGCCGACTGGGCGGGCCGCACCACGGTCTGCAAGTCCCTGCGCATGGTGCCGGTCGAGTGCGTCGCCCGGGGCTATCTGACCGGCTCCGGCCTCGTCGAGTACAACCAGGACCGCACGGTGTGCGGGGTCGCCCTTCCGGAGGGACTGGCCGACGGCTCCGAGCTGCCCGCGCCGATCTTCACCCCCGCCACAAAGGCCGAGGTCGGTGAGCACGACGAGAACGTGTCGTACGAGGAGGTCGCCCGCCAGGTCGGCGCGGACACCGCCGCGCAACTGCGTCAGGCCACGCTCGCCGTATACGGCCGGGCCCGTGACATCGCCCGCGAGCGGGGGATCGTCCTGGCCGACACGAAGTTCGAGTTCGGCTTCGACGCCGGTGACGTCCTCACCCTCGCCGACGAGGTGCTCACCCCCGACTCGTCCCGCTTCTGGCCCGCCGAGCAGTGGGAGCCCGGCCGCTCCCAGCCCTCGTACGACAAGCAGTTCGTGCGCGACTGGCTGACCTCCCCGGCCTCCGGCTGGGACCGCGCGAGCGAGCAGCCGCCGCCGGCCCTGCCGGCCGAGGTGGTCGAGCAGACCCGCGCCAAGTACATCGAGGCGTACGAGCGGCTGACCGGGACTTCCTGGTAA
- a CDS encoding PH domain-containing protein, producing MTTTPVRPQDVPARPWLTADAERWAAARLPVWARRRWPALALPVVAFAALVQSPDRPCTVSAPCGPQWGDAVVALLFFCHFAWLWLVPELALLSAPLVLAAMTDGRMWTGGTGEKAADVALIAVVCWSWVSAFMRLLVRRRQRALALDASGGLTFAAPELPTPSRRGRALMATGLVLLAYAAVVSALSVQTFRSDEAKAATAAHVRAVVVGSVPDEALLVRFEGGEPAGRHRIDAMYPEFYDMGSTVPVLVNGGWMRLVAEPYHDLSDRQIDPFAAAALGSALLAVGLLAATRARSLARTPAPALRVLTRRSGGRTQIFAADDTDGRRPLLSYEPQGDTRAALREAVLYGAPREGAELLLLSHRTSGAPAVETSALPARQERPEHQRSADREQQAQRERSADSRRRREDEEAEISRAASTMGPVKGPLRWNGGPVIRIFGVLMLCFAAALLAGLLYDNDHQGLLEWAGGLFAVYWFATTCAACLVWRITADASGLRIRRVGRSRYLPWEDIERVVYGDGGYLTVRTCKGSADVKLGSVGFPQAERAFGMRNRAARAAAEINAMVREPDLRPSA from the coding sequence GTGACCACGACTCCCGTGCGGCCGCAGGACGTTCCGGCCCGCCCCTGGCTGACCGCCGACGCGGAACGCTGGGCTGCCGCCCGTCTGCCGGTCTGGGCGAGGCGCCGGTGGCCCGCGCTGGCGCTTCCGGTCGTGGCGTTCGCGGCGCTCGTGCAGTCGCCCGACCGGCCGTGCACGGTGTCCGCGCCCTGCGGCCCGCAGTGGGGCGACGCCGTGGTGGCCCTGCTCTTCTTCTGTCACTTCGCCTGGCTCTGGCTGGTGCCCGAACTGGCACTGCTGTCGGCGCCGCTGGTGCTCGCCGCCATGACCGACGGCCGCATGTGGACGGGCGGCACCGGCGAGAAGGCCGCCGACGTCGCCCTGATCGCCGTCGTGTGCTGGAGCTGGGTGAGCGCGTTCATGCGGCTGCTCGTCCGGCGGCGGCAGCGCGCCCTGGCTCTCGACGCGAGCGGGGGCCTGACCTTCGCCGCCCCCGAACTGCCGACCCCGTCCCGCCGGGGCCGGGCCCTCATGGCCACCGGGCTGGTGCTCCTCGCCTACGCGGCCGTCGTCAGCGCCCTGTCCGTCCAGACGTTCCGCTCCGACGAGGCGAAGGCCGCGACCGCCGCCCATGTCAGGGCCGTGGTCGTCGGCAGCGTGCCCGACGAGGCGCTCCTGGTGCGGTTCGAGGGCGGTGAGCCGGCCGGTCGCCACCGCATAGACGCGATGTACCCGGAGTTCTACGACATGGGCAGCACCGTCCCCGTCCTGGTGAACGGCGGCTGGATGCGGCTCGTGGCCGAGCCCTACCACGACCTCAGTGACCGGCAGATCGACCCCTTCGCCGCTGCGGCCCTCGGCAGCGCCCTCCTCGCGGTCGGCCTTCTCGCCGCCACCCGCGCCCGGTCCCTCGCCCGCACCCCGGCGCCCGCCCTGCGCGTCCTGACCCGCCGCAGCGGCGGCCGTACGCAGATATTCGCCGCCGACGACACGGATGGCCGCCGCCCCCTCCTCTCGTACGAGCCCCAGGGCGACACCCGCGCCGCGCTCCGCGAGGCCGTTCTGTACGGCGCTCCGCGTGAGGGGGCCGAGCTGTTGCTGCTGAGCCACCGGACGTCCGGCGCGCCCGCGGTCGAGACGAGTGCCCTGCCGGCGCGGCAGGAAAGGCCGGAGCACCAGCGGTCGGCCGACCGGGAACAGCAGGCGCAACGGGAAAGGTCCGCCGATTCCCGGCGCCGCAGGGAGGACGAGGAGGCCGAGATCTCCCGGGCGGCCTCGACGATGGGACCGGTGAAGGGGCCGCTCCGCTGGAACGGCGGCCCGGTGATCCGGATCTTCGGTGTGCTGATGCTGTGCTTCGCGGCCGCCCTGCTCGCGGGCCTGCTGTACGACAACGATCACCAAGGCCTCCTGGAGTGGGCCGGTGGGCTGTTCGCCGTCTACTGGTTCGCCACGACCTGCGCAGCCTGTCTCGTCTGGCGGATCACCGCCGACGCCTCCGGCCTGCGGATCCGTCGCGTCGGCAGGAGCCGGTACCTCCCCTGGGAGGACATCGAACGGGTCGTCTACGGCGACGGTGGCTACCTGACCGTGCGCACCTGCAAGGGCAGCGCCGACGTGAAGCTCGGATCGGTCGGCTTCCCCCAGGCCGAGCGGGCCTTCGGGATGCGCAACCGGGCCGCCCGTGCCGCCGCCGAGATCAATGCCATGGTCCGCGAGCCGGACCTGCGTCCATCTGCCTGA